Proteins encoded together in one Calditrichota bacterium window:
- a CDS encoding cytochrome C, with amino-acid sequence MSHVQVSVLWFCLLLLSSQAVAQLSPGDLSKYHANLEGLNNCTQCHELRKDVSEALCLTCHTAIENRVKAGTGFHSSTEVKTSTCAKCHPEHIGRDFELVHWKDGKDNFQHSSTGWELVGAHSRAGCRQCHAQELIVAQDVLESKNLSLKTTYLGLGKECLDCHVDEHRGQLGTNCAQCHSQDAWKPAQGFSHDSTKYPLTGKHVDLECAKCHAGEMVPETYPAGKIVKRDNTGIFTKFNGLEYSNCTPCHRDVHENRFGSDCASCHNTSGFSQVADLNFDHSKTDYPLLGKHVNVACAKCHKSGKTTDPVAHAACTNCHQDTHRGQFADRKGGNACENCHSVEGFLPANFSIADHEQSKYPLTGSHLAVPCFACHAQTVDDKGNKYAQFDFADQTCKSCHEDVHRGQLSKFVDESGCEFCHNTETWHKVSFDHSKTRFPLIGKHESTECMGCHIIENPGTDLELMRMSPLAQECGLCHADPHEGQFTREKQDSTSCKKCHSPVDWKQLLFDHNRDASWALDGAHANVACTLCHLSETGADGAAFIRYKPVSSACANCHAGDTRINR; translated from the coding sequence GTGAGTCACGTGCAAGTTAGCGTATTGTGGTTTTGTCTCTTGCTCTTGAGCTCTCAGGCCGTCGCGCAGCTTTCGCCCGGCGACTTGTCCAAGTACCATGCGAATCTCGAAGGGCTAAACAATTGTACGCAATGCCATGAACTGCGCAAGGACGTCAGCGAAGCACTATGCTTAACCTGTCATACTGCAATTGAGAACCGAGTTAAGGCGGGAACGGGTTTTCATAGCTCGACGGAAGTTAAGACCAGCACCTGTGCGAAATGCCATCCCGAGCATATTGGCCGCGACTTCGAATTGGTTCATTGGAAAGACGGCAAGGACAATTTTCAGCACTCGAGTACCGGCTGGGAATTGGTAGGTGCACATTCGCGCGCCGGGTGCCGCCAGTGCCACGCGCAGGAGCTGATCGTCGCGCAAGACGTGCTCGAAAGCAAAAACCTGTCGCTCAAGACTACGTACTTGGGCCTGGGCAAGGAGTGTCTCGACTGTCACGTCGACGAGCACCGCGGACAGTTGGGGACAAATTGCGCGCAATGTCACTCGCAGGACGCGTGGAAGCCCGCTCAAGGTTTCTCGCACGACAGCACAAAGTACCCCCTGACAGGCAAGCATGTTGACTTGGAGTGTGCAAAATGCCACGCGGGCGAGATGGTTCCTGAGACCTACCCTGCAGGCAAGATCGTCAAACGTGACAACACGGGGATCTTCACCAAGTTCAATGGGTTAGAGTATTCCAATTGCACGCCTTGCCATCGTGACGTCCACGAAAACCGCTTTGGCTCGGATTGTGCCAGTTGTCATAACACTTCAGGATTTAGTCAGGTTGCGGATCTCAACTTCGATCACAGCAAGACCGACTACCCGCTGCTCGGAAAACACGTCAACGTCGCATGCGCAAAATGCCACAAGTCCGGCAAGACAACTGATCCGGTTGCGCACGCTGCGTGCACGAACTGTCATCAAGATACGCACCGCGGACAATTCGCCGACCGCAAGGGCGGTAATGCCTGCGAGAATTGTCATTCTGTTGAAGGGTTCCTTCCCGCGAACTTTTCAATCGCCGACCACGAACAAAGCAAATATCCCCTTACGGGAAGTCATCTGGCTGTACCATGTTTTGCCTGTCACGCGCAAACGGTCGACGACAAAGGCAACAAGTACGCGCAGTTTGACTTCGCGGATCAAACTTGCAAGAGTTGCCACGAGGACGTGCATCGCGGTCAGCTTAGCAAGTTCGTTGATGAAAGCGGCTGCGAGTTTTGTCACAACACCGAAACGTGGCACAAAGTGTCCTTCGATCACAGCAAGACCAGATTTCCGCTGATTGGCAAACACGAATCCACTGAGTGCATGGGTTGCCATATCATAGAGAATCCCGGAACGGATTTGGAGTTGATGCGCATGTCTCCGCTTGCACAAGAGTGCGGCCTGTGTCACGCCGACCCACACGAAGGGCAGTTTACGCGCGAAAAGCAGGACTCGACGTCGTGCAAGAAATGTCACTCGCCGGTCGATTGGAAGCAGCTTCTCTTTGATCACAACCGCGACGCAAGCTGGGCGCTCGACGGCGCGCATGCCAATGTCGCCTGTACTCTTTGCCATCTTTCTGAGACGGGAGCAGATGGCGCAGCCTTTATTCGATATAAGCCTGTTAGTTCGGCGTGTGCGAATTGCCATGCCGGGGATACGCGTATTAATAGATGA
- a CDS encoding tetratricopeptide repeat protein has product MSGSPKTPAKRKPALIVFMIALLAVPALLLWTYFAPQEEGKPTFEKLQSQTESSDKTPLEAMEDMWEHHTGHGPIALELANLYFEDGQYKKAIEFYNNFLESDTSQTGWHVRLDMSRAYSALMMKDSAVSQLRLMLEKDPTHPGALYNLGAIEANSGDFTSAREAWQKLIESHPQDTLAVFAKASLPKLNKPDGHP; this is encoded by the coding sequence GTGAGTGGTTCGCCCAAGACGCCCGCCAAACGTAAACCTGCGCTCATCGTGTTCATGATCGCCTTGCTCGCCGTTCCCGCGCTTTTACTCTGGACGTACTTCGCTCCGCAGGAAGAAGGCAAACCGACTTTCGAAAAATTACAATCGCAGACTGAAAGCAGCGACAAGACTCCGCTTGAAGCGATGGAAGATATGTGGGAACACCACACCGGCCACGGTCCCATCGCCCTTGAACTCGCAAATCTCTATTTTGAAGACGGCCAATATAAAAAAGCGATCGAGTTTTACAACAACTTTCTCGAAAGCGACACGTCGCAAACCGGCTGGCACGTCAGATTGGACATGAGCCGCGCGTATTCAGCGTTGATGATGAAAGACAGCGCAGTCTCACAGCTTAGGTTAATGCTGGAAAAAGACCCCACACATCCCGGCGCGCTCTACAACTTGGGCGCGATTGAGGCAAACTCCGGAGACTTTACGTCGGCGCGCGAGGCTTGGCAGAAGTTGATTGAATCGCACCCGCAAGACACGCTCGCGGTTTTTGCCAAAGCATCACTTCCCAAACTGAATAAGCCGGACGGGCATCCGTGA
- a CDS encoding YfiR family protein, whose protein sequence is MIEVSDTRPHHGRTSGVAGCVAYLLAFLALVVSAGAAEKPSEYQIKAAFLYNFANFTTWPDSAFKSEDSPLVIAVLGEDPFHGALDFVESKPTADGRMVEIVHAKSLATLPQCHLLFISESRSDYIASIVNHVKGNAILTIADESGACENGVMICFFNEDNRIRFHTNLDAIESSNLRIDPRVLKLGREIGGKEQ, encoded by the coding sequence ATGATAGAAGTCTCAGATACAAGGCCACATCATGGCCGAACTTCGGGTGTTGCCGGATGCGTCGCATACTTGCTGGCGTTTCTGGCTCTTGTCGTTTCTGCAGGCGCCGCTGAAAAGCCGTCCGAATACCAGATCAAGGCCGCCTTCCTCTACAACTTTGCGAATTTCACGACGTGGCCAGACAGCGCCTTCAAGTCAGAAGATTCTCCTCTCGTCATAGCTGTATTGGGAGAAGATCCATTTCACGGCGCGCTGGATTTCGTAGAGTCGAAACCAACGGCAGACGGGCGAATGGTCGAAATTGTGCACGCAAAGTCACTTGCTACATTGCCTCAGTGTCATCTGCTGTTCATCAGCGAGTCGCGTTCAGATTATATCGCCTCTATCGTCAATCATGTCAAAGGCAACGCAATTCTGACAATTGCTGACGAGTCCGGCGCATGCGAAAACGGTGTGATGATCTGCTTCTTCAATGAAGACAACAGAATCAGATTTCATACTAATCTTGACGCTATCGAGTCCTCGAACCTCAGAATCGATCCAAGAGTGTTAAAACTTGGACGTGAGATTGGGGGCAAAGAGCAGTGA
- a CDS encoding TonB-dependent receptor — translation MKISWARPSIAGTAIILSLILFALASPAYCEQAGTIDLANLSLEELMDIEVTSVSKKSEKLSSAAAAVFVLTSEDIQRSGFTSIPEVLRLVPGLQVARIDISDWAISARGFNGQYASKLLVMVDGRSVYSPSFSGVYWDQLCIPLQDIARIEVIRGPGATLWGANAVNGVINIITKDSRDTQGAYVQAGAGIGEKYSTTARYGGKLGSRTSYRAYGSGFDRTQEAEATYNAKDDYWKDVRFGLRVDHEISTKDQLQFDADWFDSKNRQAVYHALITPPYLEYGESEGQFRTGYAVAKYSHDFGPRSDFSVQSYYDYVDGEAFFYTEHRNTFDVELKHRWQPVSRNEIIWGLGYRNSRDEMPVFMSPEKYSYDLFNAFAQDEVTVVPNHLRLIVGSKFEHNTYTHWEIQPNVRGIWTPSDNHSLWAAVSRAARTPSRGERAGRVDLLSMPPMSEQNPSPLPLLAGFSGSSSFESEHLTAYELGWKSHLASNLNLTTDFFYNEYTDLRTATYGTPEMRLMEPIPYVYVPVVVGNGLKNESYGCEILSEVRLHSAWRIVGGYSYLLEKSSDDATLGPIGTEHIYPKHQAVLRNSVDLRHDVTIDGDIRYVGKLANSAIGEYVTADARIAYSPVRGLNVFVVGQNLFERYHKEFDMSIAFQSLPSEVERTVYVGTSWSF, via the coding sequence TTGAAAATCAGTTGGGCCCGCCCGTCAATCGCCGGAACGGCGATTATCCTCTCGCTTATCTTGTTCGCTCTGGCTTCTCCCGCATACTGTGAGCAAGCCGGCACAATCGATCTTGCCAATCTATCCCTCGAAGAGCTCATGGACATTGAGGTCACATCCGTGTCCAAAAAATCCGAGAAACTCTCGTCAGCGGCGGCTGCCGTTTTCGTCTTGACTTCCGAGGACATACAACGATCTGGCTTCACATCCATTCCGGAGGTACTGAGGCTCGTTCCCGGTCTGCAAGTGGCGCGAATTGACATCAGCGACTGGGCGATTTCGGCGCGCGGATTCAATGGGCAGTATGCGAGCAAGCTCCTTGTTATGGTCGATGGACGAAGCGTATACTCTCCCTCATTCTCGGGAGTCTATTGGGATCAACTCTGCATTCCGCTGCAAGACATCGCGAGAATCGAGGTCATTCGCGGACCGGGTGCAACCCTTTGGGGCGCCAATGCCGTCAACGGTGTCATTAACATCATCACCAAAGATTCCCGTGACACGCAGGGTGCTTATGTTCAAGCGGGTGCCGGAATAGGCGAGAAATACTCAACGACGGCTCGATACGGCGGAAAATTGGGATCGCGCACATCTTACCGTGCTTACGGCAGTGGTTTCGACAGAACGCAGGAAGCCGAAGCGACTTACAACGCGAAAGACGACTATTGGAAAGACGTCCGTTTCGGGTTGCGTGTCGATCACGAAATCAGCACCAAGGATCAACTGCAATTCGACGCCGACTGGTTCGACTCAAAAAACCGTCAGGCCGTGTACCACGCTCTCATTACTCCGCCATACCTTGAATACGGCGAATCCGAAGGCCAATTCAGAACGGGCTACGCCGTCGCAAAGTACTCGCACGATTTTGGACCGCGTTCCGATTTCAGTGTCCAATCCTACTATGACTATGTTGACGGCGAAGCGTTCTTCTATACGGAACACCGAAACACGTTCGACGTAGAACTCAAGCATCGCTGGCAGCCAGTGTCGAGAAATGAGATCATCTGGGGCCTTGGCTATCGAAACAGCAGAGATGAAATGCCTGTATTCATGTCGCCCGAGAAGTACAGCTACGATCTCTTCAACGCTTTCGCCCAAGATGAAGTCACCGTTGTTCCGAATCATCTGAGACTGATCGTAGGTTCGAAATTCGAGCACAATACATATACTCACTGGGAAATCCAGCCGAATGTCCGCGGAATTTGGACGCCGAGTGACAACCATTCTCTGTGGGCTGCAGTTTCAAGAGCGGCTCGGACACCGTCGCGCGGTGAAAGGGCCGGGCGTGTTGATCTTCTGTCTATGCCTCCGATGAGCGAGCAAAATCCTTCGCCATTACCTCTGCTTGCCGGATTTAGCGGCAGCTCGTCGTTTGAGTCTGAGCATCTTACGGCCTATGAGTTGGGCTGGAAGTCACACCTTGCTTCAAACCTAAACCTAACAACTGATTTCTTCTACAACGAGTACACCGACTTGAGAACCGCAACCTATGGAACGCCGGAGATGAGGCTAATGGAGCCAATTCCTTATGTGTATGTTCCCGTGGTTGTGGGCAATGGTCTAAAGAACGAAAGCTACGGATGTGAGATACTGTCGGAAGTGCGTCTCCACAGCGCGTGGAGAATTGTTGGTGGGTATTCGTATCTCCTTGAAAAGTCATCTGACGACGCTACATTGGGACCAATCGGAACCGAACACATCTACCCAAAACATCAAGCGGTGCTGAGAAACTCAGTCGACCTGCGGCATGATGTTACGATTGACGGTGACATTCGCTATGTAGGCAAGCTGGCGAATTCAGCAATCGGCGAATATGTTACCGCCGACGCGAGGATTGCGTATTCTCCTGTGCGCGGTCTCAACGTATTCGTTGTTGGTCAAAACCTGTTCGAAAGGTACCACAAAGAATTTGATATGTCCATCGCATTTCAGTCGTTGCCGTCGGAAGTCGAACGGACAGTTTATGTCGGAACAAGCTGGAGCTTCTAA
- a CDS encoding response regulator, producing MSDLQKKILTIDDERAVRNSLRAYLEDSDFDVIEACDGQKGIELIKSENPDLVLCDLRMPNVDGLEVVRFVSQNKPEMPIIIVSGTGVIGDAVEAVRLGAWDYVLKPIEDMGALEHIILKALDRARLVRENRQYKEHLVDEVRRQTSEIREQAEQLERANAALRLEIVEREKAEQIVADSEQRYRELVDNLQEGLGSVNSNEVFTFCNMAMARIFETTPSDLIGRSLLDFLPDTSQRMVLKQTRERSQGRVGMYEIEIRTANGNTRHILVHSRPMFDVDNNFVGASSLIQDVTEQRKLEQHLRHAQKMETIGTLAGGIAHDFNNILTPILGYAEMAIADWGVREGSKENIEQIVTAALRARDLVKQILLFSRQNESSKEPTEIQLVVREAVKLLRSTLPAEIEITDQIDRQSALVLADATQIHQLVMNLCTNAFHAMEEKGGELSIGLSQVLVDSSMAELYPSLKAGPYLRLTVSDTGCGMSKELQEKVFEPFFTTKEAGKGTGLGLSIAHGIVAEHSGHIALYSELGQGTTFQVYLPQLFKGEKHSNSNEPVQLSGTERILLVDDEKQIAEMTTRILDRLGYRVTTFTNSQEALDRFLAGPDDFDLLITDLNMPKISGTKLILSIHAERPSLPVIAFSGFSEKITETNCASYGIKHFVMKPVVTMELAGVIRDAIGPRSETVNPGKLEQVKQPK from the coding sequence ATGAGCGACTTACAAAAGAAAATCCTGACTATAGACGACGAACGCGCGGTTCGCAATTCGCTGAGAGCCTACCTCGAGGACAGTGACTTCGATGTGATTGAAGCCTGCGACGGCCAAAAGGGGATAGAGCTGATCAAGTCGGAAAATCCCGATCTTGTGCTATGCGACTTGCGTATGCCGAACGTCGACGGTCTCGAGGTCGTTCGGTTTGTATCTCAAAACAAACCGGAAATGCCGATCATCATAGTTTCCGGAACCGGAGTCATTGGCGACGCCGTTGAAGCCGTGCGCCTCGGCGCTTGGGATTACGTGCTTAAGCCGATCGAGGACATGGGTGCTCTTGAGCATATTATTCTCAAGGCACTCGATCGCGCACGACTCGTTCGCGAAAACAGGCAGTACAAAGAGCACCTCGTCGATGAGGTAAGAAGACAAACCTCGGAAATCAGAGAACAAGCGGAACAACTTGAACGAGCAAATGCCGCACTTCGGCTGGAAATCGTGGAGCGTGAAAAGGCGGAACAGATTGTCGCGGACAGCGAACAACGCTATCGCGAACTCGTCGACAATCTACAAGAAGGATTGGGAAGCGTAAATTCCAATGAAGTATTTACGTTTTGCAACATGGCCATGGCAAGAATATTCGAGACCACTCCGTCGGACCTAATAGGGCGGTCGCTATTGGACTTCCTGCCCGATACTTCTCAAAGAATGGTGCTCAAGCAGACGCGCGAAAGGTCTCAGGGTCGGGTTGGGATGTACGAGATTGAAATTAGGACTGCAAACGGAAACACACGACACATCCTCGTTCATTCGCGTCCGATGTTCGACGTTGATAACAACTTCGTCGGCGCTTCGTCGCTGATTCAGGATGTTACAGAGCAAAGGAAGCTCGAACAGCATTTGCGTCACGCGCAAAAAATGGAGACAATCGGCACGCTGGCTGGAGGAATCGCACATGACTTCAACAACATCTTAACTCCGATTCTTGGCTATGCAGAAATGGCCATTGCGGATTGGGGCGTGCGAGAGGGTTCCAAGGAAAACATCGAGCAGATTGTCACGGCCGCTCTTCGAGCGAGAGACCTTGTCAAGCAGATTCTCCTTTTTAGCAGGCAGAACGAGAGTTCCAAAGAACCGACGGAAATCCAACTCGTCGTCCGCGAGGCCGTCAAATTATTGCGATCGACCCTTCCTGCGGAGATCGAGATTACGGATCAAATTGATCGCCAGTCCGCTCTCGTCCTGGCCGACGCGACCCAAATTCACCAGTTGGTGATGAATCTCTGCACGAATGCGTTCCATGCCATGGAAGAGAAGGGTGGAGAGTTATCTATTGGCTTATCACAGGTGCTTGTTGACAGCAGCATGGCCGAACTGTATCCCAGCTTGAAAGCGGGACCGTATCTCCGGTTGACGGTAAGTGATACAGGCTGCGGAATGAGCAAAGAGCTTCAAGAAAAAGTGTTTGAACCGTTCTTCACGACCAAAGAAGCGGGAAAGGGCACCGGGCTGGGGCTTTCCATTGCTCATGGAATCGTAGCGGAACACTCCGGTCACATCGCTCTGTACAGTGAATTGGGTCAAGGCACTACGTTTCAGGTGTATCTGCCGCAACTCTTCAAAGGCGAGAAGCACTCCAATTCAAATGAGCCTGTCCAACTTTCGGGAACGGAGAGAATACTCCTCGTTGATGATGAAAAACAGATTGCCGAGATGACGACAAGGATCTTAGACAGGCTTGGCTACCGGGTAACGACATTCACCAACAGTCAGGAAGCGCTCGACAGGTTTTTGGCCGGTCCCGACGATTTTGATTTGTTGATTACGGACCTCAACATGCCCAAAATCTCTGGCACAAAATTGATTCTGTCCATTCACGCAGAGCGTCCCAGTCTTCCGGTAATCGCATTCAGTGGGTTTAGCGAAAAGATAACGGAAACAAACTGCGCGTCCTATGGAATCAAGCACTTCGTCATGAAGCCTGTGGTGACTATGGAGCTTGCCGGAGTGATTCGCGACGCAATAGGACCCCGCAGCGAGACAGTCAATCCGGGCAAACTTGAGCAAGTCAAGCAGCCAAAATAG
- a CDS encoding MFS transporter, which translates to MQTSSAPTARKPRSKLPQSFWVANTMEIFERLAWYGFFAVSTLYITGSRAEGALGFTSEQRGMLQGIVPFILYLLPVVFGALGDRFGYKKTFFVAYTLMVPAYYLLGQFTAFGTFFMAFLFVAVGAAIFKPVVVGTVARTTDETNSSMGFGIFYMMVNIGGFVGPIVAGIVRVRYGWDWVFIASAFWIACNFIWLLLFYKEPTTEAGSADKRSLKQVFSGIVEVLGNGRFFLLVFFILALLAISGRDISWTQMLLIAGTWIVLNLLLDIPLRARAKTNSGGAWFMQPLKLGNWKFALYLLILSGFWTSFNQIFLTMPEFIRDYVDTSDMVETARNWVGDDFAREFAAVNEDLLSNEIITFAAEHKTEAAGAVALSQETVTKFKRTLLDFKVRVPETDIRSSISSLSTDTASAKALAHTWAEKYRQVNPEYIINIDAGAIVVFQVLVSFLIGFFPPLSVMVIGILVSAVGIGMSAWLSTGWLVTLAITIFAFGEMIASPKSQEYVGRIAPQQKVAMYMGFYFWTIALGNIFGGRLSGELYGSLARDAGRPDLMWMIFGGLALLTALLLVLYDKLILKKGNPE; encoded by the coding sequence ATGCAAACATCATCTGCTCCGACCGCGCGGAAACCGCGTTCAAAGCTGCCGCAGAGCTTCTGGGTAGCCAACACCATGGAGATTTTCGAGCGTTTGGCATGGTACGGCTTTTTTGCCGTATCGACGCTCTACATAACCGGATCGCGGGCGGAGGGCGCGCTCGGATTCACTTCCGAACAGCGCGGCATGCTGCAGGGAATTGTGCCCTTCATACTCTACCTTCTGCCGGTGGTGTTTGGCGCATTGGGAGACCGATTCGGCTACAAGAAGACTTTCTTTGTCGCTTATACGTTGATGGTGCCGGCCTACTACCTGCTCGGGCAATTTACCGCGTTCGGGACGTTTTTCATGGCGTTCTTATTTGTAGCAGTGGGTGCGGCAATCTTCAAACCCGTGGTCGTCGGAACGGTCGCGAGGACGACGGACGAAACGAATTCCTCGATGGGATTCGGGATCTTCTACATGATGGTCAACATCGGAGGATTTGTCGGCCCGATTGTGGCCGGTATCGTTCGTGTAAGGTATGGTTGGGATTGGGTCTTCATCGCGTCCGCATTTTGGATTGCCTGCAATTTCATCTGGCTCCTGCTTTTCTACAAGGAGCCGACGACCGAAGCGGGCAGCGCGGACAAGCGCTCGCTAAAGCAGGTCTTCTCCGGAATCGTCGAGGTCCTCGGCAACGGGCGGTTTTTCCTGCTGGTGTTTTTCATTCTCGCACTGCTGGCAATTTCGGGTCGCGACATTTCTTGGACCCAAATGCTATTGATAGCCGGGACATGGATAGTCCTGAATCTCCTGCTCGATATCCCGCTGCGCGCGCGTGCTAAGACGAACAGCGGGGGCGCGTGGTTCATGCAGCCGCTCAAGCTCGGGAATTGGAAGTTCGCGCTTTATCTTTTGATTCTCTCCGGTTTCTGGACGTCGTTCAACCAAATCTTCTTGACGATGCCCGAGTTTATTCGCGACTATGTCGATACGAGCGATATGGTTGAAACAGCTCGCAACTGGGTTGGGGACGATTTCGCCCGTGAATTCGCGGCCGTGAACGAAGACCTGCTCTCAAACGAAATCATAACGTTCGCAGCGGAGCATAAGACCGAAGCGGCGGGCGCCGTTGCCTTGTCACAAGAAACCGTGACGAAATTCAAACGGACACTGCTTGATTTCAAAGTTCGTGTTCCGGAGACGGATATTCGTTCCTCAATTTCATCACTTAGTACTGACACTGCGTCAGCCAAGGCGCTGGCGCACACCTGGGCAGAAAAATACCGGCAAGTGAATCCTGAGTACATCATAAACATCGATGCCGGAGCGATTGTCGTGTTTCAGGTTCTTGTATCTTTCTTGATAGGCTTCTTCCCGCCACTCTCCGTGATGGTCATAGGTATTCTCGTGTCCGCTGTGGGCATAGGAATGAGTGCGTGGCTCTCGACAGGATGGCTGGTTACGCTTGCAATCACGATTTTCGCATTCGGTGAGATGATCGCGTCTCCCAAAAGTCAAGAGTATGTCGGCCGCATCGCACCGCAGCAAAAGGTTGCGATGTACATGGGATTTTATTTTTGGACAATTGCACTGGGCAACATATTTGGAGGTCGTCTGTCCGGTGAACTTTATGGTTCGCTTGCCCGTGACGCCGGAAGACCGGACTTAATGTGGATGATCTTCGGCGGCCTTGCCCTCTTGACCGCGCTGTTGCTTGTTTTGTATGACAAGCTCATCCTCAAAAAGGGCAACCCCGAGTGA
- a CDS encoding HAMP domain-containing protein, translating to MKVTRVMKSFMANLHARFTDLSIRHKITLLIVSVTLVAVTITYATFMVYDNRVAKDQLAVRLTILADVVGDNCVASLSFMDSEDAERTLTSLAAESQIEQAALWNADGDLFAVYQKNPKVEAPLLRRSGSYFSDKYLTVVRTVRMNGQEIGWILLQSNLTLLFERQRQYNAIAVILSFLALATATLLAAKFQEFISKPILSLAETARNVTEDRDYSVRAEKAGEDEVGALILSFNNMLSEIQRRDQDLRGAQTALRERAIELQLELTERQKAELEAAQMRRFLQNVIDSMPSILIAVDEDLRVTQWNLEAEQLTKVSRHDALHCSAEDVFPFHSDTISAIRAAMKTNEVQKRERVNEFDEEQDRMRDIIIYPLRTDTVVGAVIRVDDVTERARMEELMTQTEKMMSVGGLAAGMAHEINNPLGIILQGAQNIKRRLSGDLKKNHEAAARINVSLETVADYMQERGIFDFLDDINDAGKRASSIVTNMLNFSRKSEVDRSTFRLEDLLDTAVQLATNDYDLKKKYDFRGIRIVREYSNDVPPVPCIATKLEQVFLNLLKNAAHALADFHQGTFPQITLRTRMAKDAVRVEIEDNGPGMDETVRRRIFEPFFTTKEVGTGTGLGLSVSYFIIVDNHHGTIEVESSPGQGAKFVISLPFADA from the coding sequence GTGAAAGTTACTCGGGTGATGAAGTCGTTCATGGCAAATCTGCATGCGCGGTTCACCGATCTTTCCATTCGGCACAAGATTACGCTGCTGATCGTGTCCGTTACGCTGGTCGCCGTGACAATCACTTACGCGACGTTCATGGTCTATGACAACCGCGTAGCCAAAGATCAACTGGCCGTTCGGCTAACGATTCTCGCGGATGTCGTAGGGGACAATTGCGTCGCCTCTTTGTCATTCATGGATTCGGAAGACGCGGAAAGAACTTTGACGTCCCTCGCGGCCGAATCTCAAATCGAACAAGCGGCATTGTGGAACGCGGACGGCGATTTGTTCGCGGTCTATCAAAAGAATCCAAAAGTAGAAGCGCCGCTGCTGAGAAGGTCCGGGTCCTATTTTTCCGACAAGTACCTGACAGTAGTCCGCACCGTTCGCATGAACGGTCAAGAAATTGGATGGATACTGCTGCAGTCGAATCTAACATTGTTGTTTGAGCGGCAAAGGCAGTACAATGCCATCGCGGTTATTCTATCGTTTCTCGCGCTTGCTACCGCGACGTTGTTGGCAGCGAAATTTCAAGAGTTTATTTCAAAGCCGATCCTGTCTCTCGCCGAAACGGCGCGAAATGTTACGGAAGACCGCGACTACTCAGTGCGCGCGGAAAAGGCCGGGGAAGACGAAGTTGGCGCTTTGATTTTGTCTTTCAACAACATGCTCTCGGAAATCCAGCGCAGAGATCAGGACCTCCGTGGCGCACAAACCGCGTTGCGGGAACGCGCAATCGAGTTGCAGCTTGAATTGACTGAGAGGCAGAAGGCGGAATTGGAAGCAGCACAAATGCGGAGGTTCCTCCAAAATGTGATCGACTCCATGCCTTCGATATTGATTGCAGTGGACGAGGATTTGCGGGTGACCCAATGGAATCTCGAGGCCGAGCAACTGACAAAGGTCAGCCGGCACGATGCTCTGCATTGTTCTGCGGAAGATGTGTTTCCGTTCCATTCGGATACCATTAGTGCTATTCGCGCCGCCATGAAAACGAATGAAGTTCAGAAGCGCGAACGAGTCAATGAGTTTGACGAAGAACAGGACCGCATGCGGGATATCATCATCTACCCGCTCAGGACGGATACGGTCGTCGGCGCGGTAATTCGAGTGGATGACGTTACGGAACGAGCCCGCATGGAAGAGTTGATGACTCAGACGGAGAAAATGATGTCCGTCGGCGGATTGGCGGCCGGCATGGCTCACGAGATCAATAATCCGCTCGGCATTATTCTGCAAGGCGCACAGAATATCAAGCGGCGTCTTTCTGGAGATCTGAAAAAGAACCATGAGGCGGCGGCCCGCATCAACGTCAGTTTGGAAACGGTAGCGGACTATATGCAGGAGCGTGGTATATTTGATTTTCTGGACGACATAAACGACGCCGGAAAACGGGCATCGTCGATTGTCACGAATATGTTGAACTTCAGCCGCAAATCCGAGGTGGACCGGTCAACATTTCGATTGGAAGACTTGCTTGATACGGCTGTGCAGCTTGCGACAAACGACTATGATCTGAAGAAGAAATACGACTTCCGCGGAATACGCATAGTCAGGGAATACTCCAACGATGTGCCGCCCGTGCCTTGTATTGCGACGAAGTTGGAACAAGTGTTCTTGAATCTTTTGAAGAACGCGGCTCATGCGTTGGCAGATTTCCATCAAGGAACGTTTCCGCAAATCACGCTTCGCACTCGCATGGCGAAGGATGCTGTCCGCGTTGAGATCGAAGACAATGGTCCGGGAATGGATGAAACGGTGAGAAGACGGATATTCGAGCCGTTCTTCACGACGAAAGAGGTCGGGACGGGAACGGGGTTGGGATTGTCGGTATCCTATTTTATCATTGTCGACAACCATCACGGTACAATTGAAGTTGAATCAAGTCCCGGCCAGGGCGCGAAGTTTGTTATCTCCTTGCCGTTTGCAGACGCGTAG